DNA sequence from the Candidatus Neomarinimicrobiota bacterium genome:
CATTAAAGACCTAAAGATTAAGGTTGGTGATAAAGTTAAAAAGGGTAGCTTAATAGGTTTGTTGGAAGTGTCTGAATCCTCAAAGAAGCCTAAGCCTAAAAATGAAATATCTGCCACAGACGATAAAAAAGAAAGCCTTGAAAAAATAACGCATACGCCGACGAGGCCTGCCCCTGAGCCACCAGAAAAAATAGTTGCTAAGGAAGCTCCTATTCCTATTGGCGAAAGTATACATACTGATAACAGCAAAGTAGCACATGCAAGTCCATCAGTCAGAAAATTTGCTCGCAATTTAGGCGTTAATCTATCCTTTGTTATAGGTAGTGGAAATAAAAATAGAATTTTATTTGAGGATGTTGAAAATTTTGTTAAGGGTGAGTTAACGAAACCACGAACTGAAAATATGGGTGCAAGTTTTGCTCCCATCCCTATGCCAAATATTGATTTTAGTGAGTTTGGTAAAACTGAAACCAAGCCACTTTCAAAAATTAAAAAAATCTCAGGTGCCAACCTTCATCGTAACTGGGTGACTGCTCCTCATGTGACGCAATTTGATAATGCAGATATTACAGATCTTGAAATTTTCAGAAAATCTATGCAAAAAGAAGCTGAGAAACGTGGGACAAAATTAACACTTATTGCCTTTCTCATGAAGGCCTGTGTCAATGCATTAAAGGCCTACCCTACGTTCAATAGTTCATTGACACCTGATGGTGATAATTTAATTTTAAAGAGCTATTACAATATTGGGTTTGCTTGCGATACACCTGATGGTTTAGTTGTCCCAGTTGTGAAGGATGTTCAAAAGAAAGATGTGATTGATATTGCAAAAGACCTTAAAGATTTATCTGAAAAAGCGAGAGCAAGAAAATTAAAAATGGAAGAAATGCAGGGTGGGTGCTTTACTATTTCAAGTCTAGGTGGAATTGGTGGCACAAAATTCACCCCTATTATTAACTGCCCAGAAGTTGCAATATTGGGTGTTTCACGTGCTTCTATGCAGCCTGTTTTTAATAAAAATAATGAGGATTTTGAAGCTAGATTAATGCTACCACTATCACTTTCATATGATCATCGAGTTATTGATGGTGCGGACGGTGCAAGGTTTACAAGCCACCTCTGTATGATGCTATCTGATGTAAGACGCCTACTCCTCTAAATCTTATGGCAGAATTTAAAAAAATACATATCCCAAATATAGGTGACTTTGATAGCGTTGAAGTCATTGATGTTATGGTCAACGTCGGTGATGAAATCAAAGAAGAAGATTCATTAATTACAGTCGAATCTGATAAAGCCTCAATGGATATTCCCTCACCTGAGGCTGGATTAATAAAATCGATCGATACTAAGGTAGGTGATATCGTTAAAGAAGGTTCATTGATTCTTTCCATTGAATTACAAACTAATAATAAGTCCACTATAGAATCATCGCCTGCCGAAAAAAAACATAGTACACAAAAACCAGTGACACAATCTTCATCTGAAATTAAAAGTGGTGATGCTGAATATGATGTAGCGGTCTTAGGCTCAGGACCAGGTGGTTATACAGCAGCATTTAGGGCGGCTGATTTGGGCAAAAAAGTTATCCTAATTGAGCGATACAGTACCATTGGCGGTGTTTGTCTCAATGTGGGATGTATTCCCTCAAAAGCACTTCTTCATACCGCAAAAGTAATTACCGATGCTGAAGATACCGCAAGTCATGGGGTTTCATTTAATCAACCTAATATTGATTTAGACCA
Encoded proteins:
- a CDS encoding branched-chain alpha-keto acid dehydrogenase subunit E2, coding for IKDLKIKVGDKVKKGSLIGLLEVSESSKKPKPKNEISATDDKKESLEKITHTPTRPAPEPPEKIVAKEAPIPIGESIHTDNSKVAHASPSVRKFARNLGVNLSFVIGSGNKNRILFEDVENFVKGELTKPRTENMGASFAPIPMPNIDFSEFGKTETKPLSKIKKISGANLHRNWVTAPHVTQFDNADITDLEIFRKSMQKEAEKRGTKLTLIAFLMKACVNALKAYPTFNSSLTPDGDNLILKSYYNIGFACDTPDGLVVPVVKDVQKKDVIDIAKDLKDLSEKARARKLKMEEMQGGCFTISSLGGIGGTKFTPIINCPEVAILGVSRASMQPVFNKNNEDFEARLMLPLSLSYDHRVIDGADGARFTSHLCMMLSDVRRLLL